From the Leptolyngbya sp. O-77 genome, one window contains:
- a CDS encoding Uma2 family endonuclease: MTTLRIHAELTPLTVELPAQMSLGLEQFHELCRANPDLRIERSATGVVMIMPPTFSDSGNRNAKISQQLCNWNDETELGECFDSSTGFTLPNGAIRSPDAAWIRLDRWNALRGEQQASFAPICPDFVVELRSASDRLNLLQDKMQEYLDNGASLGWLIDRPGRTVYVYQRDRPVQVLENPETLRGDPVLPGFVLRLEKIW, from the coding sequence ATGACGACGCTCCGCATTCACGCTGAACTGACACCGCTGACCGTGGAGTTGCCTGCTCAGATGTCGCTAGGTCTGGAGCAGTTTCATGAGCTATGCCGTGCCAACCCCGACCTGCGAATCGAGCGCAGCGCCACCGGAGTCGTAATGATTATGCCCCCCACGTTTTCTGATAGTGGAAACCGAAACGCCAAAATCAGCCAGCAGCTTTGCAACTGGAATGACGAGACAGAATTGGGAGAATGCTTTGATTCCAGTACGGGGTTTACGCTGCCCAATGGAGCTATTCGATCGCCCGATGCGGCGTGGATTCGGCTAGATCGCTGGAACGCGCTGAGGGGCGAACAACAGGCCTCCTTTGCCCCGATTTGCCCTGATTTTGTGGTGGAGTTGCGGTCTGCGAGCGATCGCCTCAACCTGCTGCAAGACAAGATGCAGGAGTATCTCGACAACGGCGCAAGCCTGGGCTGGCTGATCGATCGCCCTGGTCGCACGGTGTATGTGTATCAGCGCGATCGCCCGGTACAGGTCTTGGAAAATCCAGAAACGCTCAGGGGTGACCCTGTGCTGCCGGGGTTTGTGCTGCGTCTCGAAAAGATTTGGTGA